A genome region from Desulfosoma caldarium includes the following:
- a CDS encoding 4Fe-4S binding protein, whose translation MRETIRQWLEDGLVDLFVGYKAVDGLAIPWVFSKKALDDLDDFREGPYRYPLEKIAREILQEDPHLRIGILARQCTERATTVLHALRAIDQERIELLRTPCCASPMQTQVICSGLDRGEDLSRVPGEGIPKGKSFSVVDSMSAEERFSRWMYEFEKCIKCYGCRDICPVCVCRECTLQDEDLIKTGSLPVEVPLFHLVRAVHMAGRCVDCGLCEEACPADIPLRTLYQKVGVLVRDLYGYVPGQDAIPLIWGPLSDAEREALASGT comes from the coding sequence ATGCGTGAGACCATTAGACAGTGGCTTGAAGACGGTCTTGTGGACCTGTTTGTGGGCTACAAGGCGGTAGATGGACTGGCCATCCCTTGGGTTTTCAGCAAGAAGGCTCTGGATGATCTTGATGACTTTCGCGAAGGACCGTATCGTTATCCCTTGGAAAAAATTGCCCGAGAGATTCTTCAAGAAGATCCCCACCTGCGGATCGGGATTCTTGCCCGCCAGTGTACGGAAAGAGCCACAACCGTATTGCATGCTCTGCGCGCCATTGATCAAGAAAGGATTGAGTTGTTGCGCACCCCCTGCTGTGCGTCTCCCATGCAGACCCAGGTTATCTGTTCCGGTCTTGATCGAGGCGAAGATCTATCACGAGTTCCGGGAGAAGGTATTCCTAAGGGGAAGAGCTTTAGTGTTGTGGATTCCATGAGTGCTGAAGAAAGATTTTCCAGGTGGATGTACGAGTTTGAAAAATGTATTAAGTGTTATGGATGTCGGGACATTTGTCCAGTGTGCGTCTGTCGCGAATGCACCCTTCAGGACGAGGACTTGATCAAGACGGGGAGTCTGCCCGTCGAGGTACCTTTGTTTCATCTTGTCCGTGCCGTCCACATGGCGGGTCGATGTGTTGATTGTGGGTTATGTGAAGAGGCATGTCCGGCCGATATTCCTTTGCGAACGTTGTACCAAAAAGTCGGCGTGTTAGTTCGAGATCTTTACGGATATGTGCCGGGTCAAGACGCCATTCCACTGATCTGGGGGCCACTGAGCGACGCAGAGCGGGAGGCTTTGGCGTCGGGAACATGA
- a CDS encoding FAD-dependent oxidoreductase produces MTAMEFERLLSASGPTMGHVVRPSDHKEPKKIAWLQCVGSRDIHHCDHAYCSAVCCMYAIKEAVIAKEHVGKDLEAAIFYMDMRTHGKDFERYYNRAMEEHGVRFIRSRVHSLEEVPGSGGDVEVRYVTEDGRVVSEVFDLVVLSVGLQTPAHAKTLADRLNVQLNEDLFAEHSSFDPVAGSRPGVFVCGAFQGPKDIPQSVMEASAAAAAAGRLLGAVRGTLVKEKEIPAQRDVYGEPPRIGVFVCHCGINIGGVVDVGRVVELAWRLPHVVHVEDNLFTCSRDTQDRVVQVIQDKGLNRLVVAACSPRTHEALFQETLTQAGLNKYLLEMANIRNLDSWVHSEEKEQATEKAMDMVRMAVAKAALLSPLQEISLPVTPSALVVGAGVAGMTAALNVAAHGYTVHLVEKENEPGGMAARLYKTWRGEPVRSFVEQLTKEVLANPKIQLHCNATIVDAEGFVGNFRTTIQENGSLQTIDHGVILIATGARERKPTEYLYGEHPAVITNVELDEWLNRRDATLSRLSTVTFIQCVGSRDEERPYCSRVCCGHSIRNALELKAINPDVTIAVLYRDMRTYGPWEKLYQHARRVGVLFFRYDPSNKPQLQKDGDGLIVRIHDPILQRPVAWKTDLLCLAAASMPQDNANLARLYKLPLDRDGWFLEAHPKLRPVDFFNDGMFLCGTAHYPKPLDESVAHALAASAKAIGILRRDKVTLGGIISEIDATRCTGCGVCVEICPFGAIQRDEATGTARVLEALCKGCGACGAACPAEAPALQGFTHRQIYAQIQAVLAV; encoded by the coding sequence ATGACGGCCATGGAATTCGAGCGGCTTCTTTCGGCCTCGGGTCCCACCATGGGCCATGTGGTGAGGCCGTCGGACCACAAGGAACCCAAAAAGATCGCGTGGCTGCAGTGCGTTGGATCCCGAGACATTCACCACTGCGACCATGCGTACTGTTCGGCCGTCTGCTGCATGTACGCCATCAAGGAAGCGGTCATTGCCAAGGAGCATGTGGGCAAAGATCTGGAGGCGGCCATTTTTTACATGGACATGCGCACGCACGGCAAAGACTTTGAGAGGTACTACAACCGAGCTATGGAAGAGCACGGGGTGCGCTTCATTCGCTCTCGTGTCCACAGCTTGGAAGAAGTGCCTGGCAGTGGCGGGGACGTGGAAGTCCGTTACGTCACGGAAGACGGCCGAGTGGTCTCAGAAGTCTTTGATCTGGTGGTGTTGTCCGTGGGGCTGCAGACGCCCGCGCACGCCAAGACTTTGGCCGACCGGCTGAACGTTCAACTCAACGAGGATCTTTTCGCCGAACACTCTTCCTTTGACCCCGTGGCCGGTTCCCGACCCGGTGTCTTTGTGTGCGGGGCTTTTCAAGGCCCCAAAGACATACCCCAATCGGTCATGGAGGCCAGTGCGGCGGCGGCGGCCGCGGGAAGGCTTTTGGGAGCGGTGCGCGGCACGCTGGTCAAGGAAAAGGAAATTCCAGCTCAACGCGACGTCTACGGAGAACCTCCTCGCATCGGCGTCTTTGTATGCCATTGCGGCATCAACATCGGTGGTGTGGTGGATGTGGGCCGGGTGGTTGAACTGGCGTGGCGTCTACCGCACGTCGTCCACGTGGAAGACAACCTCTTTACGTGCTCCCGGGACACTCAAGACCGTGTCGTACAGGTGATTCAAGACAAAGGGCTGAACCGCCTCGTCGTGGCGGCGTGTTCTCCTCGAACCCACGAGGCGCTGTTTCAAGAAACTTTAACCCAAGCAGGACTCAACAAGTACCTGTTGGAGATGGCCAACATTCGGAATCTAGACTCATGGGTGCACAGTGAAGAGAAAGAACAAGCCACAGAAAAGGCAATGGATATGGTGCGTATGGCGGTGGCCAAGGCGGCGTTGCTGAGCCCATTGCAGGAGATTTCGTTGCCGGTCACGCCGTCCGCTTTGGTCGTTGGGGCCGGTGTCGCCGGGATGACGGCCGCATTGAACGTGGCAGCGCATGGTTATACGGTGCACTTAGTGGAAAAAGAAAACGAGCCGGGCGGGATGGCGGCTCGACTTTACAAGACATGGCGTGGAGAGCCGGTTCGTTCTTTTGTGGAGCAACTTACCAAGGAGGTTCTTGCCAACCCGAAAATTCAGCTGCACTGCAATGCCACCATCGTTGATGCCGAAGGGTTCGTGGGCAACTTTCGAACAACCATTCAAGAAAACGGCTCCCTTCAGACCATCGATCACGGTGTGATTCTGATCGCCACCGGGGCCCGAGAAAGGAAGCCGACTGAGTACCTGTATGGCGAGCATCCGGCGGTGATAACGAATGTGGAATTGGATGAGTGGCTGAATAGGCGCGATGCCACACTGAGTCGTCTTTCCACTGTGACTTTTATTCAGTGCGTGGGATCCCGCGATGAAGAGCGCCCTTATTGCTCCAGGGTCTGCTGTGGGCATAGCATTCGGAACGCCTTGGAACTTAAGGCAATCAATCCGGATGTAACGATTGCCGTGCTCTACCGAGATATGAGAACGTATGGACCGTGGGAAAAGCTTTACCAGCACGCGCGCCGAGTTGGCGTTCTTTTCTTTCGATACGATCCCAGCAACAAACCACAGCTTCAAAAGGATGGCGACGGACTGATCGTTCGCATCCATGACCCGATACTCCAACGACCCGTCGCGTGGAAAACAGATTTACTCTGCTTAGCCGCAGCGTCGATGCCCCAAGACAACGCGAATCTGGCTCGTCTCTATAAGCTTCCCCTGGATCGAGACGGCTGGTTTCTGGAAGCGCACCCGAAACTTCGGCCCGTTGACTTTTTTAATGACGGGATGTTCCTCTGCGGCACAGCTCATTACCCCAAGCCGTTGGACGAAAGTGTCGCTCACGCTCTGGCCGCCTCCGCCAAGGCCATCGGGATTCTCCGACGCGACAAGGTTACGCTAGGCGGTATCATCAGTGAAATAGATGCCACGCGTTGCACAGGATGCGGTGTGTGTGTTGAGATTTGTCCTTTTGGAGCCATCCAGCGCGACGAGGCCACCGGAACGGCCCGTGTTCTTGAGGCGCTTTGCAAGGGGTGCGGCGCCTGCGGAGCCGCTTGTCCGGCCGAGGCCCCGGCCCTGCAGGGATTTACGCATCGGCAAATTTACGCCCAAATCCAAGCCGTTCTGGCAGTTTGA
- a CDS encoding response regulator, whose translation MSAVAERVQTMNKATPHILLMEDELHVAKGLEMVLSEEGYEVDCAVTGRSALEKIAQKPFDLLVADLKLPDMNGLDVIRQVKGRRPQTEVVVITGYSSLESAVEAMKIGARDYLPKPFSEEEFKKSISEALKERLEALTKGLAQPEADRESELIERREVMRVLNRAADDKTFWRQLMEKGPEALSEYKLSPEAKAAIFSGDLAWINEHIGELTQKQLLFLHSRLEMGLW comes from the coding sequence ATGAGCGCGGTGGCAGAAAGGGTGCAAACGATGAACAAGGCCACACCGCACATTCTTTTGATGGAGGATGAGCTCCACGTGGCCAAAGGTTTGGAGATGGTATTGTCGGAAGAAGGCTACGAAGTGGATTGCGCCGTCACGGGCAGGAGCGCCCTAGAAAAGATCGCGCAAAAGCCTTTTGACCTGTTGGTGGCGGACCTCAAGCTGCCGGACATGAACGGGCTCGACGTGATTCGGCAAGTCAAAGGACGCCGTCCACAAACAGAAGTTGTTGTCATCACAGGATATTCTTCTTTGGAATCGGCGGTGGAGGCCATGAAAATCGGGGCGCGGGATTATTTGCCGAAGCCCTTTAGTGAGGAGGAGTTCAAAAAGTCTATCAGTGAAGCGTTGAAGGAACGCTTGGAAGCATTGACCAAGGGGCTTGCTCAACCTGAGGCGGATCGTGAAAGCGAGCTTATCGAGCGCAGAGAAGTCATGCGCGTTTTGAACCGGGCGGCGGATGACAAAACGTTCTGGAGGCAACTCATGGAAAAGGGACCAGAGGCTTTGAGTGAGTACAAGCTGAGCCCGGAGGCCAAGGCGGCCATTTTTTCAGGCGATCTTGCGTGGATCAACGAGCACATCGGAGAACTCACTCAAAAGCAGCTGCTCTTCCTTCACAGCCGTTTGGAAATGGGGCTTTGGTAA